In Mesoplodon densirostris isolate mMesDen1 chromosome 15, mMesDen1 primary haplotype, whole genome shotgun sequence, the DNA window CTTGCTCCCTATGAGCCTCACAGACCCCTAAGAGGAGCATGTTTATAGAGGCGGATGCTGGGGCTTGGAGGTTAATAAGCACCTTGCCCAAGCTCCCCCAAACGAAGTGTGAAACAGAGGCACGTCCGAGCCCTCCTCAGCCCCGGGCCCACAGCGGCCAGCTGTCTCCTGTGTGCGCAGCACCTGGCCCTGCACAGTGCCGAGCAGCAGAAGCTGATGCGAGCCGACCTGCATCGCCAGCACACCTTGCTGTACAGGGCGCTGCAGACCTGGGGGGTAGGAGAAGCTGCTTTCCTCCAAATCTCCTTGCCTGGTAGGGAAGGGGGTTCTGGAGGCTTTGTTTCCCTTCCTtgttcttcctgcctctcccaaAACAGAGTAGTAATTCCACAAGACTCAGGGCAAGTGCCCTGGCCAGTGGGTCTTACACTGCAGAGCTAAGTTCTCCCATCCTTGCCCGGGGTACCAGCCTTACCACCAGGGGGGCTCCTTGTCAGGGGTCCAGTGGTTGGACTCACCAGGTGAGAGCTTAGCAAGTCCTCTCCCTGTTGTTGGGTGGGCTCCTGCCCACTCCCCGCCCTCTGTGGTGAGCGCTCTGGGCATCACAGCCCCTGCACCTCTGCAGCTGCCTGAGAGTGGGGAGTGGTGTGGGCCTGGGGCAGCCTCCAGTCCTCCTGGTCATCTGCAGGTTTACCAGAGCCGGGTGCGGAGCGTCCTTCAGGAGGTGGCAGCCAGGGAGAGCCAGCACGAGAGGCGGCTGCTGCGGTGAGTCTCCACGGCCCCAGCCCAGCCTGAGGAACAGGGAACAGACTACAGACCCGGATGGGTTGGGGGCCCTAACGAGGGCCAGGCGATGGGGCCTGGCTGCCTCGTGCTGCTCAGAGAGTGGCTTTGGCTTTTCCACAGCAAGCACCGTTCCCTGGGCCCCTCATGTCTTGCCACCCGCACTGTGTGCAGAGCCAGGActctgggaagcagctgcaccatCTCCTGCGTGTCTCACTCGTCTGAGCGCCTCTCCCTGCCCAGTTCAGACCTGCAGGATTCGCCTTTTCACCTCCTCTCAGCTCCCAGtcagtccccccacccccggctctCCAGGCTGGGACCATCTGTGTCTCTCACACCCGTGGACTCACTTATACCCCTCGGCTCCACTGCCTCCAAAGCCTGTCCCGCAGCTCCTGCTGAGCCAACCTCTACCCTATTCCCTCCCTCATTGCCGCTCTTTCTTTTCCTGCCTCTGTGTTTGTTTAGCACATGCTGTTCCAGGCTGCCCATGCCCTTCCCCCATTTTCCCCATCTCCACCTCTCTTATCATGGATGCATCACCTGTGTCACCGTCACCTGGAAACGGCTTAGTGTTCCCTGTGGTGCGTGAATGCACGAGGCTGCGGTGCCTGTGGTGCTCCCACGGCACCTGCACAGAGCAGCTCAGCCTTGTGCAGTGTGTGCAGTTTCAACGTAAATGTGGCTGTCAGCACGACAGATACACTTGGGCATGGGGAGACCTGGATGCAGGACCGGGCTGAAGAGCCTCGCAGTGTTCACACCCATATCACTCTGTCCCCCCATGTACCCGCAGGGGTGCATTACGTCGCTGGAGAGAGAATGCTGTGGCCCAAGCGGACGAAGCAAAGAAAGCCTCTCGAGCAGCAGCTCACTACAGAAGGACCCTGTGCTCCAAGGTGGGCCCTGGCAAGCCAGCTGGCTGCCAGGGGGTGGGGGCCGTGTTCCTGTGAAGGGGTGACGTTGGGGGTGGCTGTGGAGGTTTGAGCTGAATGAGGAGCCTAGAAAACGAGATGGCTCCCTTCTCCAGCACACACAGCTGTGCCCACAGGTGGGTTTCTTCACTTGTTTATTGTACTGAAGTATGAACCAATATCCATTAAAACAAAAGCATGGCATGTAGTGAGTATGAACCAGCTCTTACCAGAACCAGTATTTCCCACACACGTGGAATTTTCCGCTGGGACAAATCCTGTAAGTCACCACACCTCTGTCCCTTTGTGTTGGCACAGGATGCTTGGGTgccccccttcccccatcctGCTCATCGGCCTCGCGGGATTCGTGGCTGTGCGGGCTTTCCGTAGAGCATGCAGGAATGTGAGGTCATTGGTCATTGTCGCTGGGAAGTGGCCCCCAAAATGCCACTTGGTGTGGCCTGGGCCCACGTGCTGGGGGAGGGACATGGCTATGAGAAGAAGACGTGTCACTAGACAGGAGACTCAAATGACATGACAGAGGTGGTCCCTGGACTCTGGGGTGTTTTAGAAGAAAGCAGTTTGCTGGGAGCCCCGCACTGGCGGCCGAGACTGTGCTCACAGCTTGGGAGCCTCCACAGATGTGTTAATTACACATGGTCAGGGCGCAGACTGCTCTCAGGAACACTCCGAGGCCAGCGTGTGTGTCCCCTCCCCTAGAAGGACGGTCAGGACTCTGCTTGGCTTCAGGGCTCAGAAGGGAGGAGGCCTTTGTGGGAGGATGGAGTTCGTGACTGTTTGGGGAGCGGGCATCCCCTGTGTTCTGCTACTGTGATTTCATATGTACCTCATGTGTGAAAGTGCGTGAAACGTAAGGCTTCCACTTAACAAATAGTAGAATGAAAGCCCACGTGAGGACTTGACTTCTTCGTGGCATGGTATGAAGTTTAGCTCCTCTGGTCCCGTCTCCTGAGATACAGGGCCTCCAGCGAGGGTGCTGGGCATGGTTGCCTGCCATCTGCGTGGACGGCAGGCGCTTCCTGGAACGTGTGTGAGGGCCGTATGCCTGGCCTCATTCCACGAGGAGCCACCTGCAGAGCTGGGGTGACCCCGGGGAGTCGGGACATGCCGTGATCACCCCTCTATTCTTCTGCCCCTTAGGTCCTGATCGCGTGGCGGGAGGCAGTGTCAGTGCAGATATACTACCGACAGCAGGAGGGCCAGGCTGTCAGGGACGCCCAGGTGGCGCTGAATAGGGGTAAGCGGGCCCGGAAGTGAAGAGAGGCCTGTGAAGGACACAGCTTTCTTTATTCTCCCAAGGTGCTTCCCctcagtctctgtctctttctcatgTGTATTAGCTTCCTGTTGCTGAGGTAACCAAGGAccatagactttaaaacaacagaaaattgtTCTCTGAGTCCAAACTcgggtgttggcagggctgtgctccctccgAAGGCTCTGGGGGAGGCCCCTTTCCTGCCTTGTCCAACTTCTGATGGCTCCCGgcaatccttgctgttcctcagGTTGTAGACAGGTCACTCCAGCCTCGGCCCTATTGTCACGTGTCTGTCttccctgtgtatgtgtgtgtctccttagaaggacaccagtcacacgGGATTAAGGGCCCAGCCCACTTCAGCTGTCAGTTACTGCACTGTACCAACCCTCTGCCCAAATAACATCAGCTCTGAGGTTCCAGGATGGACGTGAACTTGGTAGGGAGTAACTAACTATTCAGTCCAGGTACATCTTCACTTTCTCTTCCCAACTGATTGCCAACcagtttttattaaaatgaaaggcCAAGGCTTGAGACCTACAGAGAAATGCAGACACGGAGCTGGAACGGGGGACTTGGGGGTTGCCGGATGGGGCGCTTTGATGGGAAGGCGGCGGCTGCTTGTCAGGTCAGCCCCGTTGTGTCAGAGTCCGCTTCCTTGCCCGTTTAGGGAGCAGGGACTTGCCTGGTTGGCCCCAGGTAGTCCCGTGACCTGCTGTACAAACAGCCTGGGAAACGGTCCAGATGGAGCCTCTGTTCAAGAGACGCGTGGAAACAGAGGCCCTTGGCTCTGCTGCGGGGAGTCTGATGCTCTAAAGAGGCAGCTCCTtttagaataaatgagaaaacaaatggaaatggTTTAAATCAGACCAGAGAGAAAACGGACCAACTTGTTAAATTGGCTTAATAGCATTTGTTCCAGGACAATCCACTTAGGTTTGGTTCTGACTAGTTCTTGTGTTGATGAACACACATCCTGCTTCCCCCTGAATGGAATCCTGGGGTCCAGAATCCCGCACCTGGTCTGCCCTCAGCATGCTTCTCTGTGTCCTCAGGCTGCCCCTCGCCCCGGAAACCAGGGCTGTGTTTCTAGTCATTCCCAGGAAAGATGCCGAGGGGCTAAGCCCGTCCCTGGTCTCTGCTTGAACCAGAGTTTTGGCACCGGCGCTGCATGGGCCTTCCAGTTTGGGTCAGGTGGCCGCGGTGGGGAGGTGACAGGCACAAGACACAGCTAAAGCTTCTTCCCTCCTCTGACCTGCGGGCAGCAGCTTTCCTTAGGGTGGCAGCACGTGGCTGGCCCTGGGCTCGCTGTGTCCATTAGGGCTGGTATACAGGACTGGGGAGACCATGTGAGAAGACACTGTGTTGTCAGCACACAGCAGATGTGCAGTCAGTACCTGTGGGACCGTGTCTTGGCTTAATTAAGGCCTCTGTGTCTCAGGCACACCTTGGCTGTCCAGGGCTGGGCTAGGTGCTGCAAGAGGACAGAGTCGTGGACACTTACGCTCATCAGTGCTTGAGAGGTGCAGGCAGGGCCTCCTCTCAGCCTTGGTGTCTCCGTCTGTGGATGGGGATGATAGTACCTGCCTCTGGAGTTGATCATGAGGGTCCAGTGAGGCTAAGATATTCCCACGTAAAGCAGGACCTGGGAAATTTCAGCACTTAGTGCTAACGCCTCCAAGCTTGTGAACGTGGCTTTCCCTGCCCACCTCCGGCAGGTCCTGGAGGACACCCCATCTTGGCCTCTGTGCCTTGGGGTCAGCTCTCTTCTGTTGTCTCTAAAAGAAACTTCTCTTGGGgctgaagaagagggaaaaaatcaGAAGAGAGTGCTTGCTCCCTCAAGAGAGAATCTGGTGACACAGACTCAATGCAGGATGTGGCCCCTGCCTGCCTGTGGAGCTGGGGCAGGACACGGCCAGCAGACACCTTGCTTCTCCCCAGCCTGTCTCAGGCTGCCTGggcctctgagcctcattttcctccctgGAATATGGGGCCACTGTCTCCCACTTCCTCACACCCAGGGTCTTTTCGTTCATGTGCCCAGCAGCATCTTGTGGGCAGCTCCGCTGGGGCCCTGGCACACCTGCGGTCGCTGTGCACAGGCTTATGGCTGGGGGCGGGGTGTCCTTGGAGGGCCCAGTGGTAAGCAGCATATCTGGTTCCAGTCAGGGTGTGCATAGTCACTGAAGGTGGGTGGCCAGAGCTCTCCTCCCAGAGTGGCTACCGTCCACACGTGGTGTCTCACCGAGTGTGGGCTGACACCCCAGTTCTGTCCCCACACAGCCTTCTCCACCCTCTAAACTTTCACCGTTGCATAGTCATCCATATATTGATACTTCCTCTAAAAGAGCAAACTGACTCCGACCCGCCTTAGGCTGTCTCAGGACCTGGTTTCGGCGCTGGAGGGACCGCAGCCGGAGCGCAGCCCAGCAGAGGATCCAGATGGAGAGGGTGGCGCAGCATTACCGCCGGCAGCTGCTGCTGCAGGCCATGGCCCAGTGGAAGGTGCACCATCTGAGCTGCATCAGGAAGAGGGTGAGGCAGACAGCAACTCCCCGAGTTCCCCTGTGCGGCGGGGCTGTCTGGGCCAGGGGACCGCATCGCGGGGAGGAAAGGTCTTTCCAGAAGCACTTACTGCTTCCGTTGTGGATGCTGGGTGGTTGGAGCCCTGCGGGCACAAGGCTGCCCTTCTGGGTGTTCAGTGAAGGCTGGGGAAGCCGGCCTTCCGGGTAGAAGATGGCTCAGCAAAGAACTTGGTTCAGTGTGAACCATGCCTGTCAGAGCTGGGTGACCTACCGACGCATCTGGGCACCCCTGTCTGGGGCAGGAGGCCCTTGGCTTCAACCAGGACGACTCCTGGTGGTGGGAGGATGGTTCACTTGGGCCTGGAGCCTGCACTGCCCACAGGGGCTCCGGGTGTGGGCACCTGGCTGTACCAGGCACACAGCCTCCTGTGCGCGCTCTCTCCCCAGCTTCTGCAGAGACAGGCTGCCCAACTCCTGGCCCAGACACTCAGCCGGACCTGCTTCCACCAGTGGAGACAGCAGGTGGGAGCCGTGGAGAAGCCCCTTCTCGCTCCCCCTCCTCCCGCTGCCTCTTGAGCCTGCCTCTAGCTCATCATTTCTCATACCACCCTCTTCCCAGGGttcccccatccccagccacCTCCTGGCACCACCAGCTTCCTTCACTTGGAATCTGTTTAAGGCCAAGTCACTTCAGGGCCATGTTTCTACAGTGTCATGTTGAAAAATTGTCAGGGTAATATTCAGAAATTAATAGGAAATGCATTTTAGGTCTTTGCCAAGGCCTTGATAAAACACCCGGTGGGGCTGCGTCCTGCTCAGTGGCCCTTCACGGTCCAGGTCCCTCTCACCCTCGGGCCTGCAGTGCAAGCAGTCCCAGCTTTTCTCGCTGGAGCCTGCTGCACTGCCTCACTGCTCCGACCCCAGAGCTCCTGGCCTTCGTTCTTCCCAAAAGAGCTTCCTTGATCCCCACCACCTCAGGGAAGGCCTGACGAGAGGGTCGGAGAGTGACCGGGGCCATGGGGTCAGGGTGGCCTCCCTAAGGAGGCATTTTCTTTCTGGCCCATAGCTGGCGGACAGGAGGCGGGAGCAGCAGGACACGGCACGGGCCCTGTGGTTCTGGGCCTTCTCACTACAGGCGAAGGTAATGGGCTCCCCGTCCCAGGAGAGGACCATGCCCCAGTGGAGGGAGCCTGAGGAGGAGGGCTGGgcctcacctcctcctctccctggagGTGTGGACTGCGTGGCTGGGCTTCGTGCTGGAGATGAGGAGAAAGAAGGCGCGGCAGGAGCGGGCAGTGCAGGCCTACCACCAGCAGCTCCTCCGGGAGGGCGTTGCACGCCTCCTGTGCTTTGCAGCGGGCATGAAGGCCTTCCGGCAGCAGCTGCATGCCCAGCAGCAGGTGCAGGTGGGCCGGGGTCCCCTACCCCTCTGTGGGGAGCGGGTAGGCACAGCACGACCTGACCAGAGGCTGGTTGCAGGCGGCCCACAGTCTCCACCGTGTGGTCCGTCGCTGTGCCACGGTCTGGAAGCAGAAGGCGCTGGGCCTGGGCAGGGAGCCTCAGCCCCCCACGTCCACTGTGCACAGCAGGAGAGTGACGTTTGAGGGTCCCCTTCCCAGCCACCTTGCTGCTGGGGCTGGCGATGCCTCCCTGGAGACCAAGAGGACAACAGCTCCTCGTGGGCTTCGGGGAGCTCTGGACAGCCTGGCGTCGGCCGCTGGGGACACCCAACTCCTGGAGCTGTGAGTAGCACGTCCCTCACCACTTCCTCCTCGCTTCCACCTGGGGCAAAGCTTGGACAGTACAGGAATGACACCGGGCCCCGAGGGTCATGGCCGAGCCACTCGGAACCCTCTGTACAGGATCCTGCGCCCCCGTTCTTCGGCCCTAACCAAAAGGACCACAGCCTCTGTTCCTCCCAAGCGTGGGAGAGAATGTACGGTTCCTTAGCAAAGGAACGGGCCGTTGGGCAGCCCACCTCCCGCCCCAGACCTGGTAGTCTCCCCACGTCTCCCGTGACAGCCAGGAAACAGGTACCCTCTTGGAAACCCCACTTTTttgtgacctggcccagccccatccccatccccacatGCTGTGCTGCTGTAGCTGACAAGGGCCCCATCTCTGAGCCTGTTCCAGCCTGGTTGCCTGGGTCAAGTGAGACAGCGTGGGTGGAGCACCCCTCGCCAGCAGGCTCACTGGAATTACTAGAAGTTCAGTAGGGCGCCTGGGGCGgagcctttccttctctcttcagtATCCCTGTAAGATGGAAGGGGTCGGACTGAATTACCCCGCCCCACAGAGGTCTCAGGCTCCGAGCAGCCCCTGGGCAGTCTGGAGGAACAGCCTGTGTTTCTTCCCAGTAATGCTGCCCGCTGGGCAAGAAAGCAACCGCGACGCCCAAGCTTCCTGCTGGAGCCCGTTGAGAGCCAGACGCCCCTGGGGTATGGCACCCTTGGGGGGCAGGGGTAGGTGGTGTGATTCTGGGGACTTTAGGGCTGGTGGCCCCCCTTCTGTCCTGCTCCTCGGGAGGGTACCACGCCTGACCAGCTCGTGTCTTCCCTCTGCTTAGGCCTGAGGCACCGTGGGAGCATGGCCTAGGCGAGGTCCAGCCAATAGGCCTTGCGCTGACAACACCCTTCCTGGCAAAGGCCCAGACAGCACTGGACCCAAGCAGCCCCCTGCCAAGCGCCCCTGGCCTGAAGCCGCCGCCCACAGCGAGTACAGGCCTGGAGCTGCTGCCCCCTTCTTCCTTCATGCTGCGTGGGGCGGAAGCACACACCTGGGTAAGTCCCCCTGGTTACCTGGGGTCCTGTTCTGTGGTCTGGTCTTCGTGCCAGTGCTCTTTTTTGTGCACTTGGTGCTATAGCCACAGGAGTACTCATTGCTTCAGGGGAAGATGCAGGGAGGCCTGTGCAGGGGCCAGTGTCCTAGGGGCACAGCAGGGAACAGCCCCTGAGGCCCATCCCTGCTCGTGACGCTTACATGGTGGTGGAGACAAAAGAAACCCCGGCACGCAGACGAATGAAGAGGCTGTGGATCATGGGGGGTCATACAGGGCCTGTTGATAAGTCTGGACTTCAAGAACAGGAAGTTGTGGAGGATGGTTGGTGGCTGTGCTCGGGTCCAGCAAAGGGTGCTGGCGGCCGGGACTGGGGGCGTGGCTGTGGATGTCGTGGGAGGCAGACTAGGTAGGGCTTGCTCTGATGAGTCTGataagagggaaagaaggaatcgCGGATGGCTCCTGGGTTTCCGGCCTGAAAAGCTCAGGGAGTGATGAGTTCTTTACTGTGAGAGGGAAGATGGAGGGTGGGAACCCAGCAGCTGAAGCATCACGAGTGTGTCTTGAACCTGTCAGATTTGAGGTTAACGCAATAGAGATTCAGCCTGGCCTTCAGGAACAAGGTCAGGGCTGGAGATCAAAGTTGACAAttcgttgggcttccctggtggcgcagtggttgagagtccgcctgccgatgcagagaacacgggttcgtgccccggtcctggaagatcccacatgccgcggagcggctgggcccgtgagccatggccgctgagcctgcgcgtcccgagcctgtgctccgcaacgggagaggccacaacagtgagaggcccgcgtaccgcaaaaaaaaaaaaaaaaaaaaaaaaaaagttgacgaTTCGCAGCACAGGTTGAAAGTAAAGAACCGATGGGGTCATGGGGAGGAGTGGGGCCAAGACTCTGGTGCCTGTGATGTAGGAGTCAAGGAGTTCGGGTAAGGAGGCGAGGAAGCACGAGTGTGCAGTGGGCTTGGGCCCCGCAAGGAGCTGGTGCCTGAAGAGCTGTGACCTAagtaggggtggggagagggtgggggatgggagagtGTCCATTCCCACCAGAGGACACTGTCaccaggaggggaggagggttgTAGCTGTGGTTGGACAAGAACAGTTGCCACTGAAATGCATGGTCATTGTAGGAGGGGGTGTGAAAGGTCAATAAGGCTGGAAACAGCTGCTTGGGTGGTCGTGGGCCTCTATTGGTGTCATGTGGTGAATGAAGGGGCAGGACCAGGTGAGCTGGCTGCGGCAGGTGCAGGTGTGGGGAGCCCCAGCTCCCAACCTTCCTCCCGCTTCCCTGCTCAGTGTTCATCCTTCCTTTACAGGCATCAGCCCGGCCGACGATACCTGGGCTTTTGTCCCAGGCCCCTTCATCCCTGGCCAGTGTCCCCAACCCCCGTCTGCTCCTTCCTGGGGACTTCACAGGCACCAGGCCTGGGCCTGGCTCTGACACTACAGGTGTGTACCTGGGGCCTGTCAGTACCTCAAGTGCTCAGGTCACTCCCGGCACCTGGAATCCCTGGGTTCAGCCTGGGCCCAGACAGGAGGATGGTCAAGATCAAGCTTATTATCCTATTGCCACTGGCCACATGGACCTGGAGGCCGAGCTTGAGGGCATCCAGCAGCAACTGCAGGACTACCAGACCACGAAGCAGAACCTCAGGTGAGACCCAGAAACCCGCCTGGCACCCATCCATGGGGAACAGGGGGAGCTGTCTGCCCAGTGATGGCCCCTGCATGCAGGCGGCACCTCTCCCCTTCTGTCCTGCTCAGGAAGGCCCAGGTTGGCCTTACCTTCAGGAAAAGCTGAGCAAAACTTTACACCCGTGTCTTGTGGAAGCTGGTGGTCTACCGGGCAAGTGTGACTGACATGGGATGATGCAGTGAGCCACCCTGCTTTGGGTCCACAGCCCACGTACCCCACGCCCAGGCCTGGGACCCTCAGTGTGAGCAGCAACCTCAATCAGAGGGAAGCGGGCAGGTCCCATGCGGCCAGCTCTGCACAGGGAAGGACAGAGGGCATTTCTGCCTGAGGGTGGAACAGGAGCCCTTCTCCCTCCACCCACACCAGAAGTGTGCTGGGCCTCTGCCTCGGGCCAAGCCAGGCAGCAGGTGCGTCACTCCCTCAGGTCCTGCCAACGGCAAGCAAGCAGCCTGCGGCAGTGGCTGGAGCTGAGCCAGGAGGAGCCCAGGCCAGAGGACCAGGAAGCGGAGCGGCAGGTTCAGGAAGAACTGCAGGAGGTGAGACCTTGGGCAGCCCCGGGACAGCTCCCAGGCGGGGCTTCCTCTCAGCCTGCCCCCTCAACCTCCCCAGGTGGAAGCGCAGATCCAGCAGCTGGCCTCCAAGTtgcaggcccagcgccagcccatCCGCACCTGTATCGCCCGCATCCATGCCCTGCGGCAGGCTCTGTGCTAGTCACCACCCCATGTCCAGGAACAGAATGCAAAACTGCAGTGAGTTTATTTCAAAATGTTGCAATTAAATGAATTACTGTTCAGAAGTCTCCCACTTTTCATACAAAAATACTGTGCTACTGATACAGTTGAAAAAGTTCAAATGGCTTCTCCTGCAGGAGAAATTCACAGCATCCCCAGGAAACATGAAATCTGGCCCTATCCCCACAATCAGTGGCTCCCTAAGGACTGTCTACCTGTTGCCTGGGCACAGGTTTTCTAGGCACTGAcattctcccctcctccacacaTCAAATACACCACCAAGGTTCCTCTGCCTCTAACATAAGCCCCTGATCAATAGCAGCAACTTTCTGTAGGTCTAGATACAGGGGACCCAAGCTCTCCCCTGGCCCCAGCTGGGCCACCACCAGCTAGCTGCCTGCCCCTTTTGCTTTGGACACCACTGAGGGGGTTTGGTAATGGGTCCTGCCTACTGGAAAGAGGACCTGCCAGCTCCGGGAGGTCACTCATCGGGGCCTGCAACGCACAGAGCCATTAGTGAGCACCCTCGGAAGTTGACGGCAGAGTCGGAGGTGATGCATTCAGCCACAAGTGCAGAGAGAGAAGACAGCTTTTCCCAACAAGCAGGGTGGGGCAAATTTGGGAGCAGTTGCCTtaagggccctggtctgggacccACAGTCAGTGCCAGGAGGCACCTCACCCCATGCAAGGGAGGCCAAAAAGCAGTGATAGGAGGAGCAGCAAGAATGTACTTTAACTACCACTTATCTTAAAACGGAAATCAGACCAACCGAATGCTCGGCCAGGAGATGTAGAGTCTCCAGTTTATACAACACGTTAGAAAATCTCCAAGAGGGAATCAATCGTCCCGGCCTGCACTTTCTCTTCAGGTGGGTAGGGGGAAGATGTAGGTCTAGGACACGAGGGGGGGCTCTGACAACCCTGTCCGCACCCTGGACAGCAGGGACAGGAGTCACCCAGGTCCTGCCTGGTCAGACCCGACGGTCCCCTCCCTAGATAGCCTCAGAGGTTCCCCCTGAAAAGACCCTCACATTTCTGTGGAAAAGACccctcagcagctgtggccaTGAAAGAGGCTCTAGAGAGAGCCCAGAGCCTCCCCGAATCGGATTTTCTGTCCCGCTTTCAGCTTGAAGTTGAAGTCCTTGGGGGCCTCGAAGATAAGCACAATGGTGGAGCCCAGGTTGAACTCGCCCAGGTGCTCGCCCTTGCGCATGGGGATGCCCTCCTTGTTCGTGTGCGTCACGAAGCTGAAGTCATTGTAGGAGCCCTTGCTGTACCGTGGGCTGTTTGTGTGCAGGTCCTGTGGGAGGTGGAGGCAGAGCACGTGGACCTTGAACACACTTGCTGCCGTCCCGAACCTGTCCCCCACCCTGCTCAGAAAGGGAGGTCCGGACAGCAGCTCAGGCCATGGACCAGGCCTAACCCGATAGCCCCTGACCAGCTGTGAACTGGAGGGAAATGGAGGATTCAGACCCAACTGTTCACTAGTATGCACGGTGCCACAACATCAGCACCCGGGGGGCTGAGGGGCAAACCGACAGCAAGAGGGGAAGCCCCACGGGCACTGGCACCCCTCACACTTGGCCTCCATCAGCATGCCCCACCCAAGCTCCCCTTGAGTTTCTGCAGAAGCAAAGTGCCAGGCAGGGAAGTTAATTCCCTCCCTCACCAGCCACCTCAAGATAGGAGTGGGTGGGGGATAAGCAGAGCAGAAGCTCAGGGCCCAGCCCCTCCTCGGGGCAGCTGCTCCGCACAGCCAGGCCTGGTGGGGGATGTGCCCTCCTAGAACTTACAGTCCCGATGGACCTGGCTGCACAGGAGACGGTGCAAGTGGCCTAGCCCTTGGGCTTCGGCAGGATCTGGGCTCTGCTTACCCGGTCAAAGTAGATGCGGATGGAGCCCACGTTGGTGGCCCCCACAGCCGTCAGTGAGAAGAAGCCGTGTTTCCAGTCACCAGTCAGGACTACCCGCTCATTGTGGCAGAAGAGCTCTTTGATCCAGCGGGCCATGCCGGGGTTCACGGACATCAGGGAGCCTGTGGGGACAGACACTGCCACTCCCTGCCCATCGGGAGGACAAGCCTCCCAGAGCCCAGTGTAGATGTCTACTCTGGGAGGGCCCAAGACCCACTGTACCCCCCAGCCTGCCCCTGCCACCCACGCCCAGCAGTCACCTCACAGCTTTGGAGCCTGCGTCCCCTGACAGCAAGAAGCTGAGGACCTCTCTGAGGCCCCCAGGGGCAGGTCCCACCCATGTGCTGGCCCAGGCCTACCTGGGAAGTGGCGCCGGTGGGAGACAGTCCAGTCAGTGGGGGAATGGAAGCAGTGGTAGTCCCCGGGGGCCAGGTAGATGACGCAGTGGTAGAGCTCGTTCCCTTCTCGGGTGACCAGCTGGCTCCTGAAGGAGCCAGAGGAGGTCGCTGTGGGGCAGACACAAGCCAGGCACTCAGACAAGCACTTGATGCTGCCCAACACGAAGCCTGCGTGCAGCCTGGACACTGGCTCCAGGAAGGCCTGAAGCTGCGGGCAGAGTAACTACTGGTCTACAGGCCTCCCTCCCAGacccactcccatccccaccctccaccctctgACATCCAGCGCAGCCACACCACAGCACAGCTGCCTGGCCGCCACCGGGCCAGGACCCACCTGGTGGGAAGGGCAGGTCCTCTGCGGGGATGCGAGGGCCCAGGAACGACTCCAGCGAGTAGGTGACCCCCTTCACCTGCTCTACCTCGCAGTTCTTCACCTGCCCGAAGTTGAGGATCTTCCCATCCG includes these proteins:
- the PISD gene encoding phosphatidylserine decarboxylase proenzyme, mitochondrial isoform X3; translated protein: MAASVGPGCLRLLRGVAPWRSRHHHCEDIALSHFLQSLRKLPLRTFSTNARKVHTAPARTLSLLRPLLFLVATGGGYAGYRQYEKYQEREWEKLGLEIPPKLAGHWEISPSDGKILNFGQVKNCEVEQVKGVTYSLESFLGPRIPAEDLPFPPATSSGSFRSQLVTREGNELYHCVIYLAPGDYHCFHSPTDWTVSHRRHFPGSLMSVNPGMARWIKELFCHNERVVLTGDWKHGFFSLTAVGATNVGSIRIYFDRDLHTNSPRYSKGSYNDFSFVTHTNKEGIPMRKGEHLGEFNLGSTIVLIFEAPKDFNFKLKAGQKIRFGEALGSL
- the PISD gene encoding phosphatidylserine decarboxylase proenzyme, mitochondrial isoform X1, producing MAASVGPGCLRLLRGVAPWRSRHHHCEDIALSHFLQSLRKLPLRTFSTNARKVHTAPARTLSLLRPLLFLVATGGGYAGYRQYEKYQEREWEKLGLEIPPKLAGHWEVALYKSVPTRLLSRAWGRLNQVELPHWLRRPVYSLYIWTFGVNMKEAAVEDLHHYRNLSEFFRRKLKPQARPVCGLHSVISPSDGKILNFGQVKNCEVEQVKGVTYSLESFLGPRIPAEDLPFPPATSSGSFRSQLVTREGNELYHCVIYLAPGDYHCFHSPTDWTVSHRRHFPGSLMSVNPGMARWIKELFCHNERVVLTGDWKHGFFSLTAVGATNVGSIRIYFDRDLHTNSPRYSKGSYNDFSFVTHTNKEGIPMRKGEHLGEFNLGSTIVLIFEAPKDFNFKLKAGQKIRFGEALGSL
- the PISD gene encoding phosphatidylserine decarboxylase proenzyme, mitochondrial isoform X2; protein product: MCQSEARRGPELRAAKWLYFPQLALRRRLGQLSCMSKPALKLRSWPLTVLYYLLPLGALRPLSRVGWRPVSRVALYKSVPTRLLSRAWGRLNQVELPHWLRRPVYSLYIWTFGVNMKEAAVEDLHHYRNLSEFFRRKLKPQARPVCGLHSVISPSDGKILNFGQVKNCEVEQVKGVTYSLESFLGPRIPAEDLPFPPATSSGSFRSQLVTREGNELYHCVIYLAPGDYHCFHSPTDWTVSHRRHFPGSLMSVNPGMARWIKELFCHNERVVLTGDWKHGFFSLTAVGATNVGSIRIYFDRDLHTNSPRYSKGSYNDFSFVTHTNKEGIPMRKGEHLGEFNLGSTIVLIFEAPKDFNFKLKAGQKIRFGEALGSL